A genome region from Prinia subflava isolate CZ2003 ecotype Zambia chromosome 12, Cam_Psub_1.2, whole genome shotgun sequence includes the following:
- the LOC134557135 gene encoding collagen alpha-1(I) chain-like — MPAATSLGVCGLQSGYRCWVMPGCPQGPGSTPGPLRAVPGAAGRGRAAPSVRGAAGLPRREERGKGGSGRGCAGRGGRSGPDPAPVPCGAGRAAGRRGGQRAGRAARESRRSRGPGCGGSCPAQGWGLAASLNGAGAAERARTAPVCRAALTLPGRGRNTWSELLRDACVRRTGAPRPGPQRCTEQLVSLRAKRKVGKNDRDQYRLKYPSASHWPAGGRRGERGRRSAAAPCSAVAQPEPFPCGFPRICSSGRGGGRGGPRAPFPCPPCSEQVWYEQELVPWLCNERSHGVILPELLQLLREPEGQSLSQGL; from the exons ATGCCGGCTGCAACCAGCCTCGGTGTGTGCGGGCTGCAGAGTGGGTATCGCTGCTGGGTGATGCCGGGCTGTCCGCAGG GCCCCGGTTCGACCCCGGGCCCGCTGCGCGCAGTGCCGGGAgcggccggcagggggcgcgcCGCCCCCTCGGtgcgcggggccgcggggctgccccggcggGAGGAGCGCGGGAAgggcgggagcggccggggctgcgcggggcgcggcggccgcTCCGGACCGGACCCTGCGCCGGTGCCGTGCGGGGCCGGCCGTGCCGCGGGGCGTCGCGGAGGGCAGCGGGCGGGGAGGGCAGCCCGCGAGAGCCGCCGGAGCCGCGGGCCGGGCTGCGGCGGGAGCTGCCCGGCGCAGGGGTGGGGACTGGCCGCTTCCTTAAACGGCGCGGGAGCGGCGGAGCGAGCCCGCACCGCCCCGGTGTGCCGGGCCGCGCTGACCCTCCCGGGACGCGGCCGCAACACGTGGAGCGAACTTTTGAGGGACGCGTGTGTGCGCCGGACGGGAGCCCCGCGCCCGGGACCGCAGCGCTGCACGGAGCAGCTCGTCTCTCTCCG GGCAAAGAGGAAGGTAGGAAAAAACGACCGTGATCAATACCGGCTTAAATACCCATCTGCGAGCCACTGGCCTGcgggaggcaggagaggggagcgCGGCCGCCGGTCCGCCGCCGCTCCCTGCTCGGCTGTAGCTCAGCCCGAGCCCTTCCCGTGCGGATTCCCGAGGATCTGCAGCTCCGGGCGGGGAGGCGGCCGCGGGGGCCCGCGAGCCCCTTTCCCGTGCCCCCCCTGCTCAGAACAG GTATGGTATGAACAGGAGCTGGTCCCGTGGCTGTGCAATGAGCGTTCACATGGAGTCATCCTgccggagctgctgcagctgctgcgtGAGCCTGAAGGACAGTCCTTGTCCCAGGGGCTGTGA